From one Brachypodium distachyon strain Bd21 chromosome 4, Brachypodium_distachyon_v3.0, whole genome shotgun sequence genomic stretch:
- the LOC100843204 gene encoding transcription factor Sox-1, whose amino-acid sequence MNPSSSSSASAADHPRDSKPVPPLPSPAMGYPANHDANNTTHAYYAAAQPPNGGAAAFGVAYPYPAPPPHHHPHPPPPHHHPPPPYHHPHPYHRPPPPPTCLRRLLALIVAAFLLLGAGTFIVWLLLRPRAPAFSLSTLTLSHITYSRPNSSLSASFDASLLTANPNAKLSVTYFSLLASASLAPSSPIAVTPLPPFAQGPGNTTALAFRLQADGAYVGPDEAAPFLAGAGAAGGGTMEVQLRLTGVAVFDRGGWRTRRRILRVLCEGVPVTFRGKNATEAKFDGPARRCEVLL is encoded by the coding sequence AtgaacccctcctcctcctcctccgcctcggcgGCGGACCACCCGCGTGACTCCAAGCCCGTGCCGCCACTGCCATCCCCGGCGATGGGCTACCCAGCCAACCACGACGCCAACAACACCACCCACGCCTACTACGCCGCCGCGCAGCCACCCAACGGCGGAGCAGCCGCGTTCGGCGTCGCGTACCCGTACCCAGCACCACctccccaccaccacccccaccccccaccaccccaccaccaccctccGCCGCCATACCACCACCCGCACCCCTACCAccgcccgcccccgcccccaacctgcctccgccgcctcctcgccctcatcgtcgccgccttcctcctcctcggcgcggGCACCTTCATCGTCTggctgctcctccgcccgcGGGCCCCCGCCTTCTCCCTCTCAACCCTCACCCTCTCCCACATCACCTACTCCCGCCCCAactcctccctctccgcctCCTTCGACGCATCCCTCCTCACCGCCAACCCCAACGCCAAGCTCTCCGTCACCTacttctccctcctcgcctccgcaTCCCTCGCCCCGTCCTCCCCCATCGCCGTCACCCCGCTCCCGCCCTTCGCGCAGGGGCCGGGTAACACCACCGCGCTCGCCTTCCGCCTCCAGGCTGACGGCGCGTACGTGGGGCCCGACGAGGCCGCGCCGTTCCtggccggtgccggcgccgcgggGGGTGGCACCATGGAGGTCCAGCTCAGGCTCACGGGAGTGGCCGTGTTTGACCGGGGCGGGTGGCGCACACGCCGGAGGATCCTCAGGGTGCTCTGCGAAGGCGTGCCCGTCACGTTCCGCGGGAAGAACGCCACCGAGGCGAAATTCGATGGCCCCGCCCGCCGCTGTGAAGTCCTCTTGTGA
- the LOC104581326 gene encoding 5'-3' exoribonuclease 3, which produces MALAGVPSFYRWLVEKYPAIVAPAPPAIDDDQELEDAAAGVWHDNLYLDMNGIIHPCFHPEDPSSSSPAPATFDDVFRAIFAYTDHLLRIARPRKLLYLALDGVAPRAKMNQQRARRFKSAIAAKDAEVEEKLLRERFRAEGKELLPPPPVPVDAEALLDPNVITPGTEFMEKLSAALQYYVRARLNAHPRWKHLKVILSDANVPGEGEHKIMSFIRAQRSSQGYDPNTRHCLYGLDADLIMLALASHEVHFSILRETVHLSMASQNELALFAVASGLRILFR; this is translated from the exons ATGGCATTGGC GGGAGTGCCGTCCTTCTACCGGTGGCTGGTGGAGAAGTACCCCGCCATCGTCGCCCCCGCTCCCCCCGCCATTGACGACGACCAAGAACTCGAagatgccgccgccggggtGTGGCACGACAACCTGTACCTGGACATGAACGGGATCATCCACCCCTGCTTCCACCCGGAGGACCCGTCATCATCTTCCCCGGCTCCGGCCACCTTCGACGACGTCTTCCGGGCCATCTTCGCCTACACCGACCACCTACTCCGCATCGCCAGGCCCCGGAAACTCCTCTACCTCGCCCTTG ACGGCGTGGCACCTCGCGCCAAGATGAACCAGCAGCGGGCCAGGCGGTTCAAGTCCGCCATTGCCGCCAAGGACGCC gaggtggaggagaagctcCTGAGGGAGAGGTTCAGGGCGGAGGGGAAGGAGCTGCTGCCACCACCGCCGGTGCCGGTCGACGCCGAGGCGCTGTTGGACCCGAACGTGATCACGCCGGGGACGGAGTTCATGGAGAAGCTCTCCGCCGCGCTCCAGTACTACGTCCGGGCACGCCTCAACGCCCACCCCCGCTGGAAGCACCTAAAG GTGATACTATCTGATGCAAATGTGCCTGGAGAAGGGGAGCACAAGATCATGTCCTTCATCCGCGCACAGCGCAGCTCCCAAGGCTACGATCCCAACACGCGCCACTGTCTCTATGGGCTG GATGCGGATCTGATCATGCTTGCTTTGGCGTCTCACGAAGTCCATTTCTCGATTTTGCGAGAG ACAGTACATCTAAGCATGGCCAGCCAAAATGAACTAGCATTGTTTGCTGTTGCATCGGGGCTGAGAATCCTCTTTCGCTAA
- the LOC112268737 gene encoding 5'-3' exoribonuclease 3-like, with translation MSSGHLCTNVACDSLSSELDIDTHGKRFLGQGIAKLPFIDVKVLLSATKTVEKDLARHEMSRNAVRQEKIFLRNSNALSNNAAFTSMSDCTQKKLLISTSEITGWLSPDEDAPSCGLFHSPIKDLPDITFDQTM, from the exons ATGTCATCAGGTCATTTGTGTACTAATGTAGCATGCGATTCATTGTCATCAGAGCTTGACATAGATACACATGGAAAGCGTTTCTTGGGGCAA GGTATTGCAAAGTTGCCATTCATAGATGTGAAGGTGCTGCTTTCAGCCACCAAAACAGTAGAGAAAGATCTCGCG CGGCATGAGATGAGCCGAAATGCAGTCCGACAAGAGAAGATCTTCCTGAGGAACTCAAACGCTCTGTCAAATAACGCTGCATTCACGTCAATGTCTGACTGTACACAGAAGAAGCTTCTGATATCCACCAG TGAAATCACAGGATGGTTATCTCCCGATGAAGATGCTCCGAGCTGCGGCCTCTTCCACTCGCCGATAAAAGATCTCCCGGACATCACATTTGATCAGACAATGTAA
- the LOC100844317 gene encoding NDR1/HIN1-like protein 1 yields MGKDCGNHGEDDLRRTCRRLAAFILLLALVVAIIALIVYLVLRPTHPRFFLQDASLRQLDLPQNSSNSGAGGVLSTTLQVTIASRNPNDRVGVYYDRLDVYASYKYQQITLAASLPQVYQGHGDVDVWSPVLSGPGIPFAPYLATSLAGDVQAGYLVLQVKIDGRVRWKVGSWISGHYHIFVTCPAFLVGAGGNGAPGASGLRFQTATYCRVEV; encoded by the coding sequence atgggaaAGGACTGCGGCAACCACGGCGAGGACGACCTGCGCCGCACGTGCCGTCGCCTGGCGGCCTTCATCCTCCTCCTAGCCCTGGTCGTCGCCATCATCGCGCTCATCGTCTACCTCGTGCTCCGCCCGACCCACCCGCGCTTCTTCCTCCAGGACGCCTCCCTCCGCCAGCTCGACCTCCCCCAAAactcctccaactccggcgccggcggggtgCTCTCCACGACGCTGCAGGTTACGATCGCGTCCCGGAACCCCAACGACCGGGTGGGCGTCTACTACGACCGCCTCGACGTCTACGCCTCCTACAAGTACCAGCAGATCACGCTCGCCGCCTCGCTGCCGCAGGTCTACCAGGGCCACGGCGACGTCGACGTCTGGTCCCCTGTCCTCTCCGGCCCCGGGATCCCCTTCGCGCCTTACCTGGCCACCTCGCTCGCCGGGGATGTGCAGGCCGGGTATTTGGTCTTGCAGGTCAAGATCGATGGCCGGGTCAGGTGGAAGGTCGGGAGCTGGATCTCGGGGCACTACCATATCTTCGTCACATGCCCGGCGTTCCTTGTGGGCGCTGGCGGTAATGGCGCGCCTGGAGCTTCTGGGTTGAGGTTCCAGACGGCTACCTACTGCCGCGTCGAGGTGTAG